The genomic DNA GCTAAGGGATTTATACTGGGCTCACTGGTGTTAAGGAGCCGTTGGAATGTCAGGAGGCGCACCATTGTTATTTATCAATTCTGAGTACTTCACATGATGTTATTGCGGGAGATCTGTGAGCAGGAAGAGAGGCTCTCCTCACTCAGTAATTCTACGTCTGCCTCCTCTCTGTTGGGACAATGTCCAGAGAGGCCACTCGATCTCAGCCCTTTGCTGTTTTCATACATGCCATTTTTGTCCCTCTTCTCTTCAGGGGCAGCGTTTGGGTCCTTCATCATCCTCTGCGTGGGGGGACTAATCTCACAGGCCTTGGGCTGGCCTTTTATCTTCTACATCTTTGGTGAGTCACTTTCCCTTCAAGCCCAAGCCCTCTGTTTGCCAGCCGTTTGGTTGGATGCCCACGTTACCTGTCACCCACTCCCACATGAGAGAGAACGTTGAAGATCAGTGGCTCCCTTACTCCAGATGACTCTCTGTGTGGTGCTGACTTCTGAGGAATCGGGAGTGcagccttcccctcccaccccaggcatCCTCTGTAGGATCTCCAGCACCACACCTGAAATGCCGGGTCTAGTTGCCTTGTGGTTAAAATGTCTGTGTCACCAAAAGTTGGTGGAACACACTTTAAACGCGTCttcatattttattgtaattactATTTCTGCCAAGATGCCCTTAACCTATGCTCTACCCGGCAAATCTTGCAAAGCTCGATTTAAATGCACCCTTCCTAgggcgcctgaggggctcagtcggttcatTGTCTGACTTTTgttcttggctcaggtcttgatctcatggtcatgagtttgagttCCACTCTGAGCTCCATGTtggttgtggagcctacttaaaaaaaaaataaatgcatcctTCAGTAGGGAGACTTCCAGGGCTTGTCCTGTCTTTAGACCTACCTAAAGATGCAGTCTTTAACCTTCTTCAGATGACAGATCTCGGCAATGAGACGTATTTCTGTTCTATTGTTATAACCAAATGATGTCATTCAACATGATTCTGGCTTGTACGGCTCTCTCATTAATGATGTTAATCCCAGGTCATTTTGGTCCACACGTGTTAATCAGGTACTgtcaagaaatatttcttctggAAATCCATAATGAACGTATTATTTGAATACAAATAACACTGTCTTTTGCAAATGTGCTGGAAATTTTGCCTTGCCACACAGATTTTCTGGCAGGTTGTTTCACGTATGTATGACTACTATGTTCTTCAATCCTGACTACTCAGATCTTCCAAAATAAGACAATAATGTGCATAATAAGAAATTGCTGCTAATGACACATAACACTATAACCGGTGGACTGGAGTCCTAAGAGTAATTAACCAGCTATGCGATGGTACCTTCCTGCTCACGTTCTCTCCAGAGGGCTCTGACATTGACAAATGGCACTCTAAATTTGAGAGGTGGTATCTGGAGAGCTTTTAAAAGGAGATTTGTAGGGGCACCTCGGAGGtgcagtcagttacgtgtctgactcttggttttggctcaggtcatgatctcgggtcctgggatggagccccgctttgggctctgtgctcagcaaggagtctgcttgagattctctctccctctgcccctcctgctcgtgctgtctctctctctttctctctctcaaataaataaataaataaataaataaataaataaataaatcttttatttaaaaaacggAGATTtgtaaaagaactgaaataaagAATTGGGCAAGTTTAGTTCCTTATGGTGGAGTAACCATGAATTAatatgtgtgttttgtggggGATGTTGTCATTCAGAGGAAACTCCCTTCCCCCAGAACATAAATCTACCTGAAAATTAACGGGGTCCCGGCTTCCCAGGTGGCATCGGCTGTGTCTGCTGTCTCCTGTGGTTCACGGTGATTTATGATGACCCTGTGCATCACCCGTGCATAAGTGTCCGGGAAAAGGAATACATCGTGTCCTCACTGGCTCAACAGGTACAGTGCATCCCTTCTACCTGCGGACCCTGCAGAGGTCTCTGGGGTAGGGTGTGGGGCTCACAGGAGAGGCACCCTCAGGCCTGTTTGAACCCCACGTTGATTAGATATTTCCTTTTAGTCCAGTTCTCCCAGAAGATCTGTCCCCATAAAGGCTATGGTCAGATGCCTACCACTTTGGGCCATTTTCACGGGGTTTTTCAGCCATTTCTGGTTATGCACCATAATCATAACATACCTGCCAACATACATCAGCTCTGTGCTCCACGTTAACATCAGAGATGTAAGTATCCTTCCGGTACGTCTATGAAAATGATAATGGCAATAAGGAGAAATAGTTCCATGCTGCCTACTGCACTTTGGCTTGCACATAACCactcatttaaccttcacaatGACCTTGAGAGAGGCATGTAATGATTCCTATTGTCCAGGCCTGGACCTGGGGACATGTAGAGGTCAGCTGATGTGCCTTGAATTGCACAACCACTGAGCAACAACGCCGCACCAACTGGTTCTTCAACATCCCTTAGAGATTAATATTACTTTTCTCCGGAGACCAGTATAATGCCATGGAACAGGCCCTCTTACCTGAGGCAGTGTTCTTCTTCTGTGGAAAAGGATGCTAATTTCCCAAAAACAACTCAGAATGTCCAGGGAGGGCGGGGGCTCACAGTTCCCTGGGGAGCTGATAAACAATGGGGCCATCTGCATGTCTACACTCACTGTACACGTTTCCTTCTTTCAGAGTGGGGTTCTGTCCTCCCTGCCTTTCATTGCTGCTTCGAGTTGTACGATTCTAGGAGGCCAGTTGGCAGATTTCCTTCTGTCCAGGAATCTTCTCAGATTAATCACTGTACGAAAACTTTTTTCATCCCTAGGTAAGGATAGGTGCGTGGGCTTGGTTAAGTAATCCCTTTTCCCACACATGGTCTGAGAGGGGTCCTGATCATGCATTTCATTTCCCAGGGCTCCTCCTTCCATCACTATGTGCCGTGGCCTTGCCCTTCGTGGCTTCCAGTTACGTGACAACCATTATTTTGCTGATACTTATTCCTGGGACCAGCAACCTATGTGATTCGGGGTTCATCATCAACACCTTAGATGTCGCCCCCAGGTAAGACCTTTACCCGCTTATTACCCTCACCCAGGCCCTTTCGGAAGCCTTAGGCCTCAGCCTTCTTCTTGCAACCCCTCCATGTTGTGACATGCACAAAACGATAGTATAATAATGACAAATAACTAGAAACGTCAGTTCATGGCCATGACCTATTATGGCGTTTTTGGAACAATAGTTCCCAATATCTGCCAGTAATCACTTAGATGAAAAGCTTCCCAAGCCTCCCCACCAGAATTGGAACTGTGTGCTCTGGGAAAGGGCCCACACGTGTGCGTTTTGGAAAAGCTTCCAGAGTGTTGATGATATCGGCTCCCACATGCATATGCACTTGCCACGGTCCAAGCCCTACTCGACAGACACGTATCAACACATCTAATCCTCACAGCTGCATGACGTAGGTCTGATTCTCACCCTCACTCTAAAGGGGAGAAGACTGAGTCATGACCAGGTGAAGTGACAGGACTGAGGTCACACAAAGGCAGAGCCAGTCTTTGGACCCAGGCAGTTTGTCCAGAGTGCTGTCCTGGGCACTGTATACACTGCCTGCCTTGCTGAGCGGCcccgggctgggggtgggaggtggatcCTGGGCTCCCCGGAGACTGAAGTGGCCCCTGGTTATTGATTTGGCAGAGAGGTGATTTCAGGGTTGGCAAACAGACATGATCCCAAATGTCTTTAGGTAAACAAAACACTGCATTAGGCAAAACGGCTTTGCTATTATAATTGAACTGCATTAAAGCTGAGTTGCTGAAAAGCCCCAGacagctttttacataaaatcatcTGTAAAATCATCGACCCACAGGTACGCAAGCTTCCTCATGGGAATCTCAAGGGGATTTGGGCTCATCGCAGGAATCATCTCCTCCACTGCCACCGGATTCCTTATCAGTCAGGTCGGCCAGTTTCTTGAACATCTGCAAGTGGCAGGTATTGTTAGAGGCCCCAGGGACTCACAGCAGGGCTCTGCTCTCCAGGACTGTGTGatctgacagagacagcaagcatGGATGTCAACGCAGCCCCTCTATCCACAGGGACTCGAAATGGCAGTCTGTTTGGTCAGATTtcccagggaaagaaaaatgtgagctgaatttctaaaaatgaatggaTGTTAGATGGATGAAAATGAGTAGTTCAGTTAGAGAAAACAGCCCAGATGAGCTCCCAGAGGAACAAAAGCATGAAACAGTTCTGGGTTAGGACCAGAGTGAGCTCAGCATGGAACAGAAATTTAAGGCTGTAATTCACAGAATGTCAAGGAATGGTAAGAGATAAAGACAGAGGAGCAGAAGGGAAAGATTATGAAAAGTCTGTTCAGATTAATTCTAATTAGAAACAATTACAAAATGGAAGCATAAAGGGTCCCAAGGCCAGTGTACATAAAGGGAGGTGAAGTGATGGTAAAAGCGTGGCTGGGAGCGCGCACCACGAGGCTCGCTCAGTGTGAAGTACGGGCTGGgaggacagaagaaaaagcagagcCCGGCTGGGATGGCAAGATGGTAAGAGTCAACTtacaaaaaagttttatttttttgagagagagagaacggggcaggggagggagtgcaggggaagagggggagggagagaagcttacacaggctccatgcccagcatggagcccaatgcagggctcaatctcatgactctgagatcacgcacgacctgagctgaaatcaagagttggacgcttaaccgactgagccacccatggacCCCAACTTACAaaaagttttgtttcatttttaacacCTCTCTATGTGATCTGGTTTCCAGGTTCATTTTCGACTAAATTGCTAGGAATCCGCTGTGACTCTCATGCCAGAAATGAACTATGACTTACCAGGGCTGGGCGAGGAGGATTATTCCGGCCAAATACAACTCACATTGTACTGAGACGCCCATCTAAGGGGCGTTGGCACTGATGTcaacaaccaaaaccaaaagtaaaCGGAGAGAACACAATGATCAGATCTTAAAAATGTCACTTTAGGCATAATTTTAAATGGGTAATGTGATATTTTTGTGAATGTTGAAATCCAGATTCCTAGAAAGACATTAGTGTAGGTTCATTCATTTTGGTTCAAAGAAAAAGCCATCTCGACCCAGAACCCAATGTTCATTTTCGAGTCATTCTGTCTCCAACAATTACATAAAACCTTCTTTGATAACTGAAGGTGTCAAGTGGCCATTGCGGACCGCTCCCGCCATACTTTGAGATCACTGTTGCAATACACAGAATGGCGGATTTCTAGAGCTGGTGGGGAAGGGGCCGTGAGACTGATAATTCTGTGTTTTCTGCCTCCAGGATTCTGTGTCTGGATGGAGGAATGTCTTTTTCCTGTCCGCTGCCGTCAACATGTTTGGCATGCTTTTTTACATCACATTTGGACAAGTAGAAATCCAGGACTGGGCCAAAGAGAAGACCCTCACCCGCCTCTGAGGATATTGAACCATGAACTGAAACGCAGTGCTGACGTTTTTTACGTATTGTCATCTTTTCTTCATGTTCTTGGCCGTAGGCTTAGcggttctcaactctggctgcgTGTTGGACCTCCTGGGGAGTCCCTAAACCACACAGATGACACGGCCAACCGCAGAGACTCTGAATGAACTGGTCTGTGGGAGAGCCTGGGTGCCACAGGTGGTTAGACACGTGGCAGGGTTTCTAGCATGCAGCCAGGGTCAACAGCTGCTGGACGCACTGGAAACGTCAATGTCTGTTGTCTTTGAAGTTTCCTCTTTGGAAAGTACTGGATGAATAAAAATCTATGTGAAAATAATCACTGCTCAAGTACCTTCATGGGGGTGATTATGGACACAGAGAAGACCTGCTAGGAGCCGTAGTCATACGTTATAGAGCTCAGCATGGAACAGAAATTTAAGGCTGTAATCCACAgaattaacttttttattatttgtatacattgtgtgAAACATGGATGTTTATTTATGTGgctaaattctattaaaattcaTGTGCTAAAGTTAAGTAGaccattttcaaattatttagaTGAGGATTATTTCCATCAGGTGACACAGATATCTACTTATCCTTAGCTAGATTCCAGGGGATTTATGACCAGGAAATGACCAGGCAGAGATTAAAGGAATGAGGTTAACTAAAAATCaagggagagaaaagacaggCTCAAGGGGAGGCAAGATGGGCACTTCCAGAAGGTACAAAGGGGTAGTTTGGACCATTTAATGAAAATTGAAGGGAGGCAACAGAGGCGCTTTCAAGTGAAATGATGATTTATAAGAAGAATACTGAAGTATAACAAGATGGAAGAAAGCACAGAATGACCTCACATACCACAGAAATGTTTTTGGGGGATTGAAAAAGATCATTTGACCTTCCTATTTTCCCAGGACTCAAATAGTCATCATTGTCTCCAACAGGAATTAATTGTGGTTCCAACCTTGAAAACACATCCTCTAGGCTGTGAGAGCTGACTCATACACAGAGCTGATGCCAGTTTTGCTGCAACTGTTCTAGAAGATGAATTCCGCCATCTTTAAACACCCCGCGAGCCACAGGGACGGAACCTTGGGCTAACCTAGCAGATGAAGAGAATCTCCTAACGTGAATCAACAGTTGTTTTTGAGGAGGTGTTTCAAAGAAAGCAGATGGCAAGGCTCTGAGGATGATGCTAAGATGAGAACActctggctctgtgctctgcgTATTTAcaacacagagaagaaggggactt from Ursus arctos isolate Adak ecotype North America unplaced genomic scaffold, UrsArc2.0 scaffold_31, whole genome shotgun sequence includes the following:
- the SLC17A2 gene encoding sodium-dependent phosphate transport protein 3 isoform X1, which gives rise to MDKKSSTRKGPEFCSLRYGLALIMHFSNFTMITQRVSLSIAIIAMVNSTQQHGLPNTSTEGPLADTLNNPSRSMKEFNTGASVYEWSPETQGIIFSSISYGIIVTLIPSGYLAGIFGAKQMLGAGLLISSLLTLFTPLAADFGVILVIAIRTIQGMAQGMAWTGQFTIWAKWAPPLERSKLTSIAGSGAAFGSFIILCVGGLISQALGWPFIFYIFGGIGCVCCLLWFTVIYDDPVHHPCISVREKEYIVSSLAQQSSSPRRSVPIKAMVRCLPLWAIFTGFFSHFWLCTIIITYLPTYISSVLHVNIRDSGVLSSLPFIAASSCTILGGQLADFLLSRNLLRLITVRKLFSSLGLLLPSLCAVALPFVASSYVTTIILLILIPGTSNLCDSGFIINTLDVAPRYASFLMGISRGFGLIAGIISSTATGFLISQDSVSGWRNVFFLSAAVNMFGMLFYITFGQVEIQDWAKEKTLTRL
- the SLC17A2 gene encoding sodium-dependent phosphate transport protein 3 isoform X2: MDKKSSTRKGPEFCSLRYGLALIMHFSNFTMITQRVSLSIAIIAMVNSTQQHGLPNTSTEGPLADTLNNPSRSMKEFNTGGMAWTGQFTIWAKWAPPLERSKLTSIAGSGAAFGSFIILCVGGLISQALGWPFIFYIFGGIGCVCCLLWFTVIYDDPVHHPCISVREKEYIVSSLAQQSSSPRRSVPIKAMVRCLPLWAIFTGFFSHFWLCTIIITYLPTYISSVLHVNIRDSGVLSSLPFIAASSCTILGGQLADFLLSRNLLRLITVRKLFSSLGLLLPSLCAVALPFVASSYVTTIILLILIPGTSNLCDSGFIINTLDVAPRYASFLMGISRGFGLIAGIISSTATGFLISQDSVSGWRNVFFLSAAVNMFGMLFYITFGQVEIQDWAKEKTLTRL